One part of the Mariniflexile litorale genome encodes these proteins:
- a CDS encoding HEPN domain-containing protein → MDDKIHTKQEQIIIKLKSLLEIKYVYKTRIEKEDFLKPLLIVILQGNCSSLTHELSSMVAKIFQEETDFFYRIFSFEYAQQQLKEENLFFIHGGTWEKLIYQNSNKELDSFYKYQISENTLKNIQSTFDKEHNKMTAFLDAALFFIEKNNLSQATFMLHQYIELWFRYVALFTMGKERKSHSIKELQTYIKPFAPALGNLFDTEIEEEQHLLKLLDDAYITTRYENNYHINLEQIHKIVEKANKMEALATALFKNKWEACSLELNNVNEIKVPKRQSSIPKDTELLNFMKSLSKKDFSSLKPNPFKKGQYTNGLVTEGYLDTSFMISNLLKLCIIAMETDYCSTHSIPNPEHNIKEVLGYILDMIPHNEMELLDVIRDLILEPETNS, encoded by the coding sequence ATGGATGATAAAATTCACACTAAACAAGAACAGATTATAATTAAACTAAAATCTCTTTTAGAAATTAAATATGTCTATAAAACTAGAATTGAAAAAGAAGATTTCTTAAAACCTTTATTAATTGTAATACTACAAGGAAACTGTTCTTCCTTAACCCATGAGTTATCTAGTATGGTTGCTAAAATATTTCAAGAAGAAACGGATTTTTTTTACCGAATATTTTCTTTTGAATATGCCCAGCAACAACTTAAAGAAGAAAACTTATTCTTTATTCATGGTGGCACTTGGGAGAAGCTAATCTATCAGAATTCTAATAAAGAACTGGATAGCTTTTATAAATACCAAATATCCGAAAACACACTAAAAAATATACAATCCACTTTCGACAAAGAACACAATAAAATGACAGCATTTTTAGATGCTGCTCTTTTCTTTATCGAAAAAAACAATCTTTCTCAAGCTACTTTTATGTTGCACCAATACATAGAACTGTGGTTTCGGTATGTAGCGCTTTTTACAATGGGAAAAGAGCGTAAAAGCCATAGCATCAAAGAACTGCAAACCTATATAAAACCATTTGCTCCGGCATTGGGTAATCTTTTCGATACAGAAATAGAGGAAGAACAACACCTTTTAAAATTGTTGGATGATGCTTATATAACCACACGCTATGAAAACAATTACCATATCAATCTAGAACAAATCCATAAAATAGTAGAGAAAGCCAATAAAATGGAAGCATTGGCTACGGCATTGTTTAAAAATAAATGGGAGGCCTGTAGTCTTGAATTAAACAATGTTAATGAAATCAAAGTTCCCAAACGACAAAGTTCTATACCAAAAGACACAGAATTATTGAACTTTATGAAATCCCTGTCCAAAAAGGACTTTTCATCTTTAAAACCAAATCCTTTTAAAAAAGGACAATATACCAATGGACTTGTTACAGAAGGCTATTTAGACACTTCTTTTATGATTTCAAATCTGTTAAAGCTTTGCATCATAGCCATGGAGACAGACTACTGTTCCACACATTCCATTCCCAATCCAGAACATAACATCAAAGAAGTTTTAGGGTATATCTTGGATATGATACCCCATAATGAAATGGAACTTTTAGATGTTATTCGAGATTTAATTTTAGAACCAGAAACAAACAGCTGA
- a CDS encoding helix-turn-helix transcriptional regulator: MTNLGLYLTKKSINKAEVARRTGISKSRLSQLSGNDSTKLRADELYLIALAIDVDPGELLKEVYKDLKLLKE, encoded by the coding sequence ATGACTAATCTAGGATTATATTTAACTAAAAAATCTATAAATAAAGCGGAGGTTGCAAGAAGAACTGGGATAAGTAAATCTCGTTTGAGCCAATTGAGTGGAAATGATTCAACCAAACTTCGTGCAGATGAACTTTATTTAATTGCTTTGGCCATTGATGTTGATCCAGGGGAATTGTTAAAGGAAGTGTACAAAGATCTAAAGCTACTTAAAGAATAA
- a CDS encoding nucleotidyl transferase AbiEii/AbiGii toxin family protein, translated as MSTVSPVLLNTIKELQQLSGLSQFALAGGTNLAIRFGHRESQDIDLFCSEIVGIKHLEQIEKEVVDFYGEKNISSIDYPAVGRQIKIFMI; from the coding sequence ATGAGTACAGTTTCCCCAGTACTCCTTAACACAATCAAAGAATTACAGCAACTTTCTGGATTATCGCAATTTGCATTGGCAGGAGGTACAAATTTGGCTATCCGGTTTGGTCATAGAGAATCTCAAGACATTGATTTATTTTGTTCTGAAATTGTTGGTATTAAACATTTAGAGCAAATAGAAAAAGAAGTAGTCGATTTTTATGGTGAAAAGAATATATCAAGTATTGACTATCCAGCTGTAGGGCGGCAAATAAAGATATTTATGATTTAA
- a CDS encoding prolyl oligopeptidase family serine peptidase, with amino-acid sequence MYNSFKLFFIIVLLLGISSSTINAQKTGNIVEYFGKEKINDVGEGNVLHVFNTGWALQMQNLGFESSSFPNDPVFNRFLTDKHYRATKEFTFDIDFLGNPIQWQSIKIDSTSSFSGSHLRSAYVYLSYTSNSEQIVLFEASGHSIALINGFPHEGDHYDFGYSLIPIKLKKGENIFVLKVGRFPRIRARLITPATGVQFTSRDMTMPHILQEENKAYKGAVRVVNATENWIKEAIIEAKLAEHTTNTIMANIPPLSVQKVPFSFTSNSMDVSKESVDLKLNLKDKKGTTLHNQTVTLEIKSKYKHHKKTFISDIDGSVQYYSVAPSTTKEASQALFLSVHGASVEAVNQANAYAQKDWGTLIAPTNRRPFGFAWEDWGRLDALEVLKDAKNIYKPDESKIYLTGHSMGGHGTWYLGATYPDKFAAMAPCAGYPDLLAYRDGFSKAVLEMTPEQLEERGISTKSVERMKLEPVNTPLQNIIERAGTPSRTLKLERNYLQSGVYVLHGEKDNVVPTAIAREMRERLGKFHNDFTYYEYPEGTHWYGNHSVDWQPIFDFFKQRTIPKDSVVKKLEFFTGSPGVSATSHFMTIYQQEKPFEVSSFDFSKEKGFNITTNNVALLEVDLSKLTETINEITLDGDTFKVSSNLKNFFKKDKQKWITTSMPSLREKGPHRNGGFKDAFRNNVVFVYATKGSTIENDWYYHKALFDAETFYYRANGHVEMIKDTDFSLEKYADRNIIVYGNKDNNTAWKLLLNESPIQVNNNKVRIGEKTLSGNQWGLYFTVPRKDSDVATIGVITATGEMGMKAAYANHYLVNGTTFPDVILFDSNLLNQGAGAVKYAGFFGNDWTIENGDFEWK; translated from the coding sequence ATGTATAACAGTTTTAAACTATTCTTTATAATTGTACTCCTCTTAGGTATTTCTTCCTCTACTATTAATGCCCAAAAAACGGGTAATATCGTTGAATACTTCGGAAAAGAAAAAATCAATGACGTTGGTGAAGGTAATGTGTTGCATGTTTTTAATACTGGATGGGCATTACAAATGCAGAATCTTGGCTTCGAATCCTCCTCTTTTCCTAACGACCCAGTTTTTAATCGTTTTCTAACTGATAAGCACTATAGAGCTACCAAAGAATTTACTTTTGATATAGACTTTTTAGGAAATCCTATACAATGGCAATCCATAAAAATTGATAGTACGAGCAGTTTTTCTGGTAGTCATTTAAGGTCGGCTTATGTATATCTATCCTATACCTCCAATTCAGAACAAATTGTACTTTTTGAAGCCTCAGGGCATTCTATTGCTTTAATCAACGGTTTCCCTCATGAAGGTGACCACTATGATTTTGGTTACAGTCTTATTCCTATAAAACTAAAAAAAGGAGAGAATATTTTTGTACTAAAAGTAGGTCGTTTCCCCCGAATCAGAGCTAGATTGATCACGCCTGCAACTGGTGTACAATTTACATCAAGGGATATGACCATGCCCCATATTCTGCAGGAAGAAAACAAAGCATACAAAGGCGCAGTTAGAGTGGTAAATGCAACTGAAAACTGGATAAAGGAAGCCATTATTGAAGCCAAATTAGCGGAGCATACTACTAATACGATCATGGCCAACATTCCACCTTTATCAGTACAAAAAGTTCCGTTTTCTTTTACTTCAAACTCCATGGATGTCTCAAAAGAAAGTGTTGACTTAAAATTAAACCTAAAAGACAAAAAAGGAACGACTTTACACAATCAAACAGTAACCTTAGAGATAAAATCAAAATACAAACATCACAAAAAAACGTTTATTAGCGATATAGATGGAAGCGTGCAATATTATAGCGTGGCACCATCAACAACTAAAGAAGCGTCACAAGCTCTATTTTTATCTGTACATGGCGCATCAGTTGAAGCTGTGAATCAAGCCAATGCTTATGCCCAGAAAGATTGGGGCACTCTGATTGCGCCCACCAACCGCCGTCCGTTCGGATTTGCTTGGGAAGACTGGGGCCGATTGGATGCTTTAGAAGTATTGAAAGATGCAAAAAACATCTATAAACCTGATGAAAGCAAAATTTACCTCACTGGACACTCTATGGGAGGGCACGGTACTTGGTACTTGGGAGCTACATATCCCGACAAATTTGCCGCAATGGCGCCTTGTGCAGGTTACCCTGATTTATTGGCGTATCGCGATGGATTTTCCAAAGCAGTGTTGGAAATGACACCGGAACAATTAGAGGAAAGAGGCATTTCAACAAAAAGTGTGGAGCGCATGAAGTTGGAACCCGTTAATACGCCTCTGCAAAACATTATTGAACGAGCAGGTACACCTAGTAGAACCTTAAAATTAGAACGCAATTATTTACAAAGCGGTGTCTATGTTTTACATGGCGAAAAAGATAATGTGGTTCCTACTGCTATTGCAAGGGAAATGAGAGAACGTCTGGGTAAATTCCATAATGACTTTACGTATTATGAGTATCCTGAGGGTACACACTGGTATGGTAACCACAGTGTAGATTGGCAACCAATTTTCGACTTTTTTAAACAGCGCACTATTCCTAAAGATTCAGTCGTTAAGAAATTAGAATTTTTTACGGGATCTCCAGGAGTTTCTGCCACCTCTCATTTTATGACCATTTATCAACAAGAAAAGCCTTTTGAGGTCAGTTCTTTTGATTTCTCTAAAGAAAAAGGTTTCAATATTACCACAAATAACGTTGCATTACTGGAAGTCGATTTATCAAAATTAACCGAAACTATAAATGAAATTACTCTTGACGGCGATACCTTCAAAGTGTCTTCTAACCTTAAAAATTTCTTCAAAAAGGATAAACAAAAATGGATCACTACCTCTATGCCATCCTTAAGAGAAAAAGGTCCCCATAGAAATGGGGGATTCAAAGATGCCTTTAGAAATAATGTGGTTTTTGTTTATGCAACTAAAGGTTCTACTATAGAGAACGATTGGTATTACCATAAAGCCCTATTTGATGCTGAAACATTTTATTACCGTGCCAATGGCCATGTTGAAATGATTAAAGACACAGACTTTTCCCTAGAAAAATACGCCGATAGAAATATTATCGTTTATGGAAATAAAGACAATAACACCGCTTGGAAACTTCTTTTGAACGAGAGTCCAATTCAGGTTAATAACAATAAAGTGCGTATTGGCGAAAAAACACTATCAGGAAACCAATGGGGACTATATTTTACAGTACCTAGAAAGGATAGTGATGTGGCGACTATCGGCGTCATTACCGCCACAGGAGAAATGGGAATGAAAGCCGCTTATGCCAATCATTATTTAGTTAATGGAACAACTTTTCCTGATGTGATTCTGTTTGACAGCAATTTGTTAAACCAAGGGGCCGGTGCTGTTAAATATGCGGGATTTTTTGGTAATGATTGGACGATAGAAAATGGAGATTTTGAGTGGAAATAA